One region of Parambassis ranga chromosome 12, fParRan2.1, whole genome shotgun sequence genomic DNA includes:
- the LOC114444034 gene encoding PH and SEC7 domain-containing protein 4: protein MEEENLCPSLPDNTDSQQDSQTSIDCHYINGDHEAAVLDDTEVQMNEAEAEQWGQVAWSLCPMSCTSPPLSFATVQWDMPDSGEETPPFMTDSSSTNELNSGDVTILEATSPSFRLLQGVNTEEDREEHEPDSLFLKSEPAETDENSEPCDAADVQHSETQEKEDSTHELSDCNNDEEEGHSTTSVSVETEELINTAVEIQVSEDEGGSFIELTLEEEQEEPVLLTELKDTEEGQASANGVVIEEENEEGGEVEEEKSVIDVSCSKEGETAAGSLSNVEVPAEPLQTDDTGLTINENKLIDPQQPLEESLHLEAKEDVLILEDLTSQTEEPEMCEDVDQNVDPQQSEAAANEEEASILESENAERIEDSHELIENMEETHCLEQQQHEHTASSLTELSEQFKMTEESEQTPAEVIHQTEDADQLEPSQALEQSVEMELIDQSTQPEPEKEEEETVCVEPEDSEEAEQQGQTEPSDQNEQRWPTTCSSQPSVSEQTVQSEKTNESEISEQLSNETEVTQQTELISLNPKEEREEQAADVEETVVANGETTKPHMNGGEVDREKACRLARQLFELDRIQRADVVKHLDKDNDFSRAVGEEYLKCFDFTGQSLDHALRSFLKVVILIGETQERERVLQHFSSRFHQCNPDSFSSSGAVLALTCALMLLNTDLHGQHVGKSMSSSKFVSNLNGMNEGGNFSKDLLKTLYNSIKTEPLEWAVDEEELKNSVLVDEDSGENAPLRSKSNPFQDVPHDKTASVVKEGFLQRKIHADIDGKRTPWGRRGWKTFYGVLKGMVLYLQKDDCQKDQQTNEEVVSVHHSLADPAADYTKKPHVFRLQTADWRVFLFQASSKVEMNSWISRINLVSALHSSPPFPAAVGSQRRFCRPILPVSQSSQTLDRQLESHARMLESFKADLSYCEQNTPESKKAKARDLGEHRVRVEYLQHEMFRYEIYIKVLGTWKSMKKTGEDTLSTTDLNLYDKAVCADSVGEVEEEKGLLKKSHSSPSLELELAPPTVVKVRRNISERRTYRKTIVPRWNKEA, encoded by the exons ATGGAGGAGGAAAACTTGTGCCCCTCTCTGCCAGACAATACAGATTCTCAACAAGACTCACAGACCTCTATAGATTGCCATTACATCAATGGAGATCACGAGGCTGCTGTGTTGGATGACACAGAGGTGCAGATGAATGAGGCAGAGGCAGAACAGTGGGGACAAGTAGCATGGTCTCTGTGCCCCATGTCCTGTACCAGCCCTCCACTTTCTTTTGCTACAGtgcagtgggacatgcctgatAGTGGTGAAGAGACTCCTCCGTTtatgactgacagcagctcaACCAATGAGCTGAACTCTGGTGATGTGACAATTTTAGAGGCCACTTCCCCATCATTTCGTCTGCTTCAAGGCGTGAACActgaagaggacagagaggaacatGAGCCGGATTCACTGTTTCTGAAGTCAGAACCTGCGGAAACAGATGAAAACTCAGAG CCATGTGATGCTGCAGATGTGCAACATTCGGAGACACAGGAAAAGGAAGACTCCACACATGAGCTGTCAGACTGTAATAACG ACGAAGAGGAGGGACACTCGACGACTTCTGTTTCTGTTGAAACTGAGGAATTAATTAATACAGCTGTAGAAATTCAAGTCTCAGAAGATGAGGGGGGCAGTTTTATAGAGTTAACGCTagaagaggaacaggaggaacCCGTTCTGCTGACAGAACtaaaagacacagaggaaggacAAGCTTCAGCAAATGGTGTTGTGATTGAAGAAGAGAACGAGGAAGGGGGCGAggtagaagaagagaagagtgtGATAGATGTGTCCTGCAGTAAAGAAGGTGAAACTGCTGCTGGCAGTCTGAGCAATGT GGAGGTACCCGCAGAGCCACTGCAAACTGATGATACTGGACTAActataaatgaaaacaagctAATTGATCCGCAGCAGCCTTTAGAGGAAAGTCTTCATTTAGAGGCCAAGGAGGACGTTCTGATACTGGAAGATCTTACAAGTCAAACTGAAGAACCAGAAATGTGTGAGGATGTAGATCAGAATGTGGACCCTCAGCAGTCAGAGGCAGCGGCCAATGAAGAAGAAGCATCAATACTGGAGTCAGAAAATGCAGAGAGGATAGAGGACTCACATGAGCTCATTGAAAATATGGAGGAGACCCATTGTTTAGAGCAACAACAGCATGAACATACAGCTTCGTCGCTGACGGAACTCTCAGAGCAATTTAAGATGACTGAAGAGTCAGAGCAGACCCCAGCTGAAGTGATACATCAAACAGAGGACGCTGACCAGTTAGAACCGTCGCAGGCTCTGGAACAGTCAGTGGAGATGGAGCTGATAGATCAATCAACCCAACCTGAAcctgaaaaagaggaagaggagacagttTGTGTTGagcctgaagactctgaagAGGCAGAGCAGCAAGGACAGACAGAGCCATCTGATCAGAATGAGCAGCGATGGCCCACAACCTGCTCATCTCAGCCGTCAGTGTCTGAGCAGACTGTGCAATCAGAGAAGACAAATGAgtcagaaatatcagaacagcTGTCTAATGAGACTGAGGTTACACAGCAGACAGAGTTGATATCATTAAATccaaaggaggagagagaggagcaggctgCAGATGTAGAAGAAACAGTTGTGGCAAACGGCGAGACAACAAAGCCTCACATGAACGGAGGAGAGGTGGACAGAGAAAAGGCCTGCCGCCTCGCACGACAGCTGTTTGAATTAGACAGGATTCAACGTGCAGACGTGGTGAAGCATTTAGACAAAGA taATGACTTCAGTCGAGCTGTTGGGGAAGAATACCTCAAATGTTTCGATTTCACAGGCCAAAGTCTGGATCATGCCCTGAG GTCTTTTCTGAAAGTGGTGATCCTAATTGGAGAGACGCAGGAGAGAGAGCGTGTGCTGCAGCACTTCTCCAGCCGCTTCCATCAGTGCAACCCAGACAGCTTCTCCTCTTCAG GCGCCGTGTTGGCTCTGACGTGCGCTTTGATGCTTCTCAACACTGACTTGCATGGGCAG cATGTAGGAAAGTCCATGTCATCTTCTAAGTTTGTGTCCAACCTGAATGGGATGAATGAAGGAGGAAACTTCAGCAAGGACCTGTTGAAA ACTCTTTACAATTCCATAAAGACTGAACCTCTGGAGTGGGCTGT TGATGAGGAAGAGCTGaagaactctgtgctggtgGATGAAGATTCTGGCGAGAATGCACCACTGCGTTCAAAATCCAACCCTTTCCAGGATGTTCCTCACGACAAAACGGCCTCTGTGGTCAAGGAGGGATTTCTCCAGAGAAAGATCCACGCTGACATCGATGGGAAACGCA CTCCCTGGGGGAGGAGAGGCTGGAAGACCTTCTATGGAGTGTTAAAGGGAATGGTCCTTTACTTACAGAAG gATGACTGTCAGAAGGATCAGCAGACTAATGAGGAGGTGGTGAGCGTGCATCACTCTCTGGCTGATCCGGCAGCTGATTACACCAAGAAGCCTCACGTCTTCCGTTTGCAGACGGCCGACTGGAGGGTTTTTCTCTTTCAGGCCTC gTCTAAAGTGGAGATGAATTCATGGATCAGCCGCATCAATTTGGTTTCAGCTCTTCATTCATCACCTCCGTTCCCTGCTGCTGTCGGCTCTCAGAGGAGGTTCTGCAGGCCGATCCTCCCCGTCTCACAGTCATCTCAGACTCTG GATCGTCAGCTGGAGTCGCACGCACGAATGCTTGAGTCCTTCAAGGCAGACTTGTCGTACTGTGAGCAAAACACACCAGAGAGCAAGAAAGCCAAAGCCAGGGATCTGGGGGAGCACCGTGTCAGGGTAGAGTACCTGCAGCATGAG ATGTTCCGCTATGAGATCTACATCAAGGTGCTGGGGACCTGGAAGAGCATGAAGAAAACAGGTGAGGACACATTGAGCACCACAGACTTGAACCTGTACgataaagctgtgtgtgcagactctGTGGGGGAGGTCGAGGAGGAAAAAGGCTTGCTGAAAAAGTCTCACTCTAGCCCTTCACTGGAGCTAGAGTTAGCTCCTCCGACTGTGGTCAAAGTCAGGCGCAATATCTCAGAAAGACGGACTTATCGCAAGACCATCGTTCCCCGATGGAATAAAGAGGCCTGA
- the sapcd2 gene encoding suppressor APC domain-containing protein 2 isoform X1 produces MALIATDPDCKLNGTYGRVGPRKEVFRGSATVQMQPKEAEYSTDGLPKAFLHSLRTLFDILDDGGRGYVHISEIESRWQGADTRDLPGGVLYCLRRVTPPHGCLTFERFVAGLRYSMLNPENSPHFKAQAAVHPQQVSKQPLKPAPLSTCSVGTRVESKVRPLGPSNVTNTQPHRASSLQSRVRPEEGSGYPACGPARYSAGFERTGRSLERIPVASEGGCNRAEPGHVTKPTQPQQSRGRSIESLALESPQLQAPSGVVKSGLPRSQSESATGFTGGSRRHGRCRDEQRRHTISNGVDYGMLKQMKELEQEKDSLLAGLEVVERAREWYQGQIHNVTERQRQVGQSSQFSPDFFTEASQSRMNVLIPKLQEVNRCLNDLISCTGMQSFPSSCAQTVTANSQPPAPAPPQAIQRLKDQNRLLTQEVTEKSERIAQLEQEKSALIKQLFEARARSAQDTSTMDSTFI; encoded by the exons ATGGCTTTGATAGCGACTGACCCGGACTGCAAGCTGAACGGGACGTACGGCAGAGTTGGGCCACGAAAAGAAGTATTTCGAGGCTCGGCGACTGTCCAAATGCAGCCCAAAGAGGCGGAGTATTCAACAGATGGTCTGCCCAAAGCCTTCCTGCACAGCCTGAGGACTCTCTTTGACATTTTGGATGACGGTGGACGAGGTTATGTGCACATCTCTGAGATCGAGAGTCGCTGGCAGGGCGCAGACACCCGGGACCTGCCCGGTGGGGTGCTGTACTGCCTCAGGAGGGTCACTCCACCGCATGGCTGCCTCACCTTTGAGCGGTTCGTCGCGGGGCTGCGGTACTCCATGCTCAACCCGGAGAACAGCCCCCACTTCAAGGCCCAGGCTGCAGTACATCCACAGCAGGTTTCGAAGCAGCCCCTGAAACCTGCACCGCTGTCCACATGCAGTGTAGGGACGCGGGTTGAAAGCAAGGTCCGTCCGCTGGGGCCGAGCAACGTGACGAACACCCAGCCTCACCGGGCGTCCTCTCTGCAGAGCCGGGTCAGGCCTGAGGAAGGGTCCGGATACCCCGCGTGTGGACCTGCGCGGTACAGCGCGGGCTTCGAGAGGACCGGGCGGAGTTTGGAGCGGATCCCCGTTGCATCGGAGGGGGGATGCAACCGGGCCGAGCCGGGCCATGTTACCAAACCAACACAGCCCCAGCAGAGCAGGGGGAGGTCCATTGAGTCGCTTGCGCTGGAGTCACCACAGCTCCAAGCACCAA GTGGTGTTGTGAAATCAGGTTTACCAAGATCTCAGAGCGAATCAGCAACAGGATTTACCGGTGGCTCCAGGCGACATGGGCGGTGTCGGGATGAGCAGAGGAGGCATACCATTTCCAATGGAGTGGATTATGGAATG TTGAAGCAAATGaaagagctggagcaggagaaggacTCCCTGTTGGCGGGTCTGGAGGTGGTGGAGCGAGCCCGAGAGTGGTACCAGGGCCAAATCCACAATGTCACAGAGAGACAGCGGCAGGTTGGCCAGAGCTCCCAGTTCAGTCCG GATTTCTTCACAGAAGCCAGTCAGAGTCGCATGAATGTTCTTATTCCCAAATTACAAGAAGTCAACCGCTGCCTTAATGACCTTATCTCCTGCACTGGAATG CAGTCATTTCCTTCCAGCTGCGCTCAGACAGTTACAGCTAACTCCCAGCCTCCAGCCCCAGCTCCACCACAAGCCATCCAGAGACTGAAGGACCAGAACCGACTTCTCACTCAG GAGGTGACAGAGAAGAGTGAGCGCATTGCCCAGCTGGAGCAAGAAAAGTCGGCCTTGATAAAGCAGCTTTTTGAGGCTCGAGCCCGCAGCGCACAAGACACTAGCACCATGGATTCCACCTTTATCTGA
- the sapcd2 gene encoding suppressor APC domain-containing protein 2 isoform X2: MALIATDPDCKLNGTYGRVGPRKEVFRGSATVQMQPKEAEYSTDGLPKAFLHSLRTLFDILDDGGRGYVHISEIESRWQGADTRDLPGGVLYCLRRVTPPHGCLTFERFVAGLRYSMLNPENSPHFKAQAAVHPQQVSKQPLKPAPLSTCSVGTRVESKVRPLGPSNVTNTQPHRASSLQSRVRPEEGSGYPACGPARYSAGFERTGRSLERIPVASEGGCNRAEPGHVTKPTQPQQSRGRSIESLALESPQLQAPSGVVKSGLPRSQSESATGFTGGSRRHGRCRDEQRRHTISNGVDYGMLKQMKELEQEKDSLLAGLEVVERAREWYQGQIHNVTERQRQVGQSSQFSPDFFTEASQSRMNVLIPKLQEVNRCLNDLISCTGMSFPSSCAQTVTANSQPPAPAPPQAIQRLKDQNRLLTQEVTEKSERIAQLEQEKSALIKQLFEARARSAQDTSTMDSTFI, translated from the exons ATGGCTTTGATAGCGACTGACCCGGACTGCAAGCTGAACGGGACGTACGGCAGAGTTGGGCCACGAAAAGAAGTATTTCGAGGCTCGGCGACTGTCCAAATGCAGCCCAAAGAGGCGGAGTATTCAACAGATGGTCTGCCCAAAGCCTTCCTGCACAGCCTGAGGACTCTCTTTGACATTTTGGATGACGGTGGACGAGGTTATGTGCACATCTCTGAGATCGAGAGTCGCTGGCAGGGCGCAGACACCCGGGACCTGCCCGGTGGGGTGCTGTACTGCCTCAGGAGGGTCACTCCACCGCATGGCTGCCTCACCTTTGAGCGGTTCGTCGCGGGGCTGCGGTACTCCATGCTCAACCCGGAGAACAGCCCCCACTTCAAGGCCCAGGCTGCAGTACATCCACAGCAGGTTTCGAAGCAGCCCCTGAAACCTGCACCGCTGTCCACATGCAGTGTAGGGACGCGGGTTGAAAGCAAGGTCCGTCCGCTGGGGCCGAGCAACGTGACGAACACCCAGCCTCACCGGGCGTCCTCTCTGCAGAGCCGGGTCAGGCCTGAGGAAGGGTCCGGATACCCCGCGTGTGGACCTGCGCGGTACAGCGCGGGCTTCGAGAGGACCGGGCGGAGTTTGGAGCGGATCCCCGTTGCATCGGAGGGGGGATGCAACCGGGCCGAGCCGGGCCATGTTACCAAACCAACACAGCCCCAGCAGAGCAGGGGGAGGTCCATTGAGTCGCTTGCGCTGGAGTCACCACAGCTCCAAGCACCAA GTGGTGTTGTGAAATCAGGTTTACCAAGATCTCAGAGCGAATCAGCAACAGGATTTACCGGTGGCTCCAGGCGACATGGGCGGTGTCGGGATGAGCAGAGGAGGCATACCATTTCCAATGGAGTGGATTATGGAATG TTGAAGCAAATGaaagagctggagcaggagaaggacTCCCTGTTGGCGGGTCTGGAGGTGGTGGAGCGAGCCCGAGAGTGGTACCAGGGCCAAATCCACAATGTCACAGAGAGACAGCGGCAGGTTGGCCAGAGCTCCCAGTTCAGTCCG GATTTCTTCACAGAAGCCAGTCAGAGTCGCATGAATGTTCTTATTCCCAAATTACAAGAAGTCAACCGCTGCCTTAATGACCTTATCTCCTGCACTGGAATG TCATTTCCTTCCAGCTGCGCTCAGACAGTTACAGCTAACTCCCAGCCTCCAGCCCCAGCTCCACCACAAGCCATCCAGAGACTGAAGGACCAGAACCGACTTCTCACTCAG GAGGTGACAGAGAAGAGTGAGCGCATTGCCCAGCTGGAGCAAGAAAAGTCGGCCTTGATAAAGCAGCTTTTTGAGGCTCGAGCCCGCAGCGCACAAGACACTAGCACCATGGATTCCACCTTTATCTGA
- the hcar2 gene encoding hydroxycarboxylic acid receptor 2 translates to MTDMDVLYINSSLIYVSHRPLNQSAVEKTIYEQCKNMPAVLIWYLGLQFTNMVMGIPANLMVLWLIHKNKGDSSTSDIFIFHLAILDVFFCLIPPLELANLVFLTTSSTWYVLRFFYGIKDSSPLFLSCICLDRYMAVVHPIIFTELKDRQHRAILAIVVWLITLAYAAAKCVGNIYNFEKVFTAMILAAFAFMVFCNIAILWVLQQSGPGRDEMHPVKKRAFKMVLIILAIIVFNYFPPVALFPFQEYFSPDVFRCYIHYIAFGLMDFSSSIQPMLYLSKEKLSLNCCQASSTRTA, encoded by the coding sequence ATGACGGACATGGATGTTTTGTACATCAACTCCTCTCTCATCTATGTGTCTCACAGACCTCTGAACCAAAGCGCGGTTGAGAAGACAATATATGAGCAGTGTAAAAACATGCCTGCTGTTCTCATCTGGTATCTTGGCTTGCAGTTCACAAACATGGTTATGGGTATTCCAGCCAACCTCATGGTTCTGTGGCTCATCCACAAAAACAAGGGTGACTCCTCCACCTCTGACATCTTCATCTTCCACTTGGCTATTTTAGATGTATTCTTCTGCCTCATCCCTCCTCTGGAGTTGGCCAACCTTGTCTTCctcaccaccagcagcacctggTACGTCCTGCGTTTCTTCTATGGCATCAAAGACTCCTCACCACTCTTTCTTTCCTGCATCTGCCTGGATCGCTACATGGCTGTGGTTCACCCCATTATCTTCACTGAGCTCAAGGACCGCCAACACAGGGCCATCCTTGCCATTGTGGTCTGGCTGATAACCCTGGCTTACGCTGCTGCTAAATGTGTAGGCAACATTTACAACTTTGAGAAGGTCTTCACGGCGATGATCCTAGCAGCGTTTGCCTTCATGGTGTTCTGCAACATAGCCATTTTGTGGGTGCTGCAGCAGTCGGGGCCCGGCAGAGACGAGATGCATCCTGTGAAGAAGAGAGCCTTTAAGATGGTCCTCATCATCCTGGCTATCATAGTGTTCAACTATTTCCCACCTGTTGCACTTTTCCCTTTCCAAGAATACTTCTCTCCAGATGTGTTTCGCTGCTATATTCACTACATCGCCTTTGGCTTAATggacttcagcagcagcattcaGCCTATGCTTTATCTGTCCAAGGAAAAGCTATCATTGAACTGCTGCCAGGCCAGCAGTACACGAACGGCGTAG
- the LOC114443706 gene encoding zinc finger protein 383 gives MAKLSDLKTFLESSLKEIFKATVSDILDSVDRTLSEYHGTIQRIECENADLKRLLLAQNGADSAPADICEHDGAEKFPSTDWNRHSSSSIQGTLKLPVCSSDKKTCRRKSKGNTTYSKSSTTFFQQTNESVRQLCANTSTSVKSESDVDDNSAIDLSHSSVLLNLTMKPIKNESPEVCCASHDSYTGLLRSSAPDQDDRDGDVKVTIVPDSYMQDEQFIKAEEEEQNGVFLYGDGESSQQELKYALRYYPEKETDHQEESREAVEPEDSPAGSADEFLAVRDNFLRCPSCPKTFSQATSLNIHLRAHSSEKAHSCSYCGKCFSRADLLKSHKRTHTGERPYSCNFCSKTYAHPSQLRIHKRVHTGEKPYSCSHCGKRFNEHNQLKVHLRTHTGERPYSCRECGKTFSNAGNLRIHQRIHTGEKPYCCAQCGKRFNGLGDLKTHYRIHTGERPYSCELCKKTFSQAGHLTIHMRMHTGERPYGCNECGKKFTVASSLKLHQRTHTGEKEYSCSYCSKSFSRSGHLKRHELVHTKEKVFLCSQCGKTYTDQSSLKKHLKMHAAKEQKPEGSTSGAETHQPSASEALSDTDRN, from the exons ATGGCTAAGTTGAGTGACCTGAAAACCTTCCTCGAGTCTTCCTTGAAGGAGATTTTTAAAGCAACAGTGAGCGACATCCTGGACTCAGTGGACCGGACCCTGTCCGAGTACCATGGCACGATACAGAGGATCGAGTGTGAAAACGCGGACCTGAAGCGGCTGCTGCTTGCACAGAATGGCGCAGACTCTGCTCCAGCAG ATATATGTGAACATGATGGTGCTGAAAAGTTCCCCTCTACAGACTGGAACAGGCATTCCAGCAGCTCCATCCAGGGTACACTCAAACTACCCGTATGCAGCAGTGACAAGAAGACATGCAGGAGGAAGAGTAAAGGAAACACAACGTACAGCAAATCCTCCACCACATTTTTTCAGCAGACTAATGAAAGTGTTAGACAACTGTGTGCGAACACATCAACATCTGTGAAATCAGAGTCAGACGTGGATGACAACAGTGCTATCGACCTATCCCACTCATCAGTGCTTCTCAATCTGACCATGAAACCTATAAAAAATGAGAGTCCAGAAGTCTGTTGTGCCAGTCATGATTCATACACAGGCCTTCTGCGATCTTCAGCCCCTGATCAAGACGATAGAGATGGGGATGTCAAAGTCACCATAGTTCCTGACAGCTATATGCAGGACGAGCAGTTCAttaaagcagaggaagaggagcagaatgGGGTGTTTCTATATGGTGATGGTGAAAGTTCTCAGCAAGAATTGAAGTATGCATTGAGATATTATCCAGAAAAAGAGACGGATCATcaggaagagagcagagaggctgtGGAGCCAGAAGATTCTCCTGCTGGTTCAGCAGATGAGTTCTTAGCAGTTCGTGACAACTTCTTGCGCTGTCCCAGCTGTCCCAAAACATTTAGTCAAGCAACCTCTCTCAACATCCACCTCAGGGCTCACAGTAGTGAGAAGGCTCACAGCTGCAGCTATTGTGGAAAATGCTTTAGCCGGGCTGATCTCCTTAAATCCCACAAGCGTACCCACACTGGAGAAAGACCGTATAGCTGCAACTTCTGCAGTAAAACATACGCTCATCCCAGTCAGCTCAGGATACACAAACGCGTCCACACTGGAGAGAAGCCGTATTCCTGCTCACACTGTGGGAAGCGCTTCAATGAACACAACCAGCTCAAAGTCCACCTGCGGACTCACACCGGGGAGAGGCCTTACAGCTGTCGGGAGTGTGGTAAAACATTCAGCAATGCAGGAAACCTGCGTATACACCAGAGGATCCACACCGGTGAGAAGCCTTATTGCTGTGCTCAGTGTGGAAAAAGATTTAACGGCTTGGGTGACCTCAAAACACATTACAggattcacactggagaaaggcCATACAGCTGTGAGTTGTGCAAGAAGACCTTCAGCCAGGCAGGTCACCTGACCATACACATGCGAATGCACACAGGTGAAAGGCCATACGGCTGCAATGAGTGTGGCAAAAAGTTTACAGTGGCCAGCAGCCTTAAACTTCACCAGAGGACTCACACAGGAGAGAAGGAATACAGCTGCTCGTATTGCAGCAAGAGCTTCAGTAGGTCTGGTCACCTGAAGAGACATGAGCTGGTCCACACAAAAGAGAAGGTCTTCCTCTGTAGCCAGTGTGGAAAGACCTATACAGACCAGTCCTCCCTTAAAAAGCACCTGAAGATGCACGCAGCAAAGGAGCAGAAGCCTGAAGGAAGCACAAGCGGGGCCGAAACTCACCAACCCTCAGCCTCAGAGGCACTTTCAGACACTGATAGAAATTAG